The nucleotide window GATAGTCTCCTGAGAAACCTGAGTTTCGTCTAGAGCAATTGGGTTCATTGCAGCAACTTGCATAGAAACAGATTTTGCAGCTTCATCAGCACCGTCTACTTTTGCAGAAAGTGAAGTGATAGAAGCGATCTTGTTCCCAGCGTGGATGTAAGCTCCCAAGAACGCACCTTGAATACTTTCAAAAGCACCGATCTCGATCTTCTCTCCGATGATTCCAGTTTGCTCGATCAATTTATCAGCAACAGATTGTCCGTGGAAGTCAGAAGCCAAAAACTCTTCTTTGTTAGAATATGCAACAGCTTGCTCAGCCAATTCGTAAGCCAATTCTACGAATGCATCATTCTTAGCAACGAAGTCAGTCTCACAGTTAAGAGAGATGATCGCTCCTAGTGTGTTGTCTTGGTTTACTCTTGCGATCACAGCACCTTCAGAAGAATCTCTGTCCGCTCTGTTAGCAGCTACTTTTTGACCTTTTTTTCTAAGGATGTCGATTGCTTTTTCGAAATCTCCTTCAGCTTCTGTAAGAGCTTTCTTGCAATCCATCATTCCTGCACCTGTGGTGTTTCTTAGTTTTGCTACATCTGCAGCTACTGGTGTATACATAATGAAATTATTTTTTATTATTTGTTTTGATTTTACGCTTTCACGTTTTTCAGCGTGCAAATATAGTGATTTTTATAAAAAAATAATGCACATTATTATTCTTAATGAAATAGAGGTGCGACATTATTTTTTAATATTAATTGATGATCCATTTATTTAATTATCATAATTTTTCAATC belongs to Chryseobacterium sp. KACC 21268 and includes:
- the tsf gene encoding translation elongation factor Ts, which translates into the protein MYTPVAADVAKLRNTTGAGMMDCKKALTEAEGDFEKAIDILRKKGQKVAANRADRDSSEGAVIARVNQDNTLGAIISLNCETDFVAKNDAFVELAYELAEQAVAYSNKEEFLASDFHGQSVADKLIEQTGIIGEKIEIGAFESIQGAFLGAYIHAGNKIASITSLSAKVDGADEAAKSVSMQVAAMNPIALDETQVSQETIDKELEIERELLTKEGKPANIIDNILKGKMQRFYKDNTLVHQSFIKDAGISVADYVKSVNGDLKVTGFVRVALS